From a single Sediminibacterium sp. KACHI17 genomic region:
- the rpsL gene encoding 30S ribosomal protein S12 has product MPTIQQLVRKGREIIRAKSKSRALDACPQRRGVCTRVYTTTPKKPNSALRKVAKVRLTNKVEVIAYIPGEGHNLQEHSIVLIRGGRVKDLPGVRYHIVRGSLDTAGVKDRKKSRSKYGTKKEKAKK; this is encoded by the coding sequence ATGCCTACAATACAGCAATTAGTTAGAAAAGGTCGCGAAATTATCAGGGCCAAAAGTAAATCAAGGGCTTTGGATGCTTGTCCGCAGCGTCGTGGTGTATGTACACGTGTATACACAACAACTCCAAAGAAGCCTAACTCAGCTCTGCGTAAAGTAGCGAAAGTGCGTTTGACCAATAAAGTAGAAGTTATCGCTTATATTCCTGGTGAGGGTCATAATCTGCAAGAGCACTCGATCGTATTGATCCGCGGTGGTCGTGTAAAGGATCTTCCGGGTGTACGTTACCACATCGTTCGTGGTAGCCTTGATACTGCCGGTGTTAAGGATCGTAAGAAGAGTCGTTCTAAATACGGAACTAAGAAAGAAAAGGCAAAAAAATAA
- a CDS encoding thioesterase family protein: MNRIKIELPDQFHFSTEIKIRITDLNYGGHVGNDVFLALIHEARQQFLMKHGYGELSFAGVGLIMADVALEYKKELNHGDLIRISVCAADFDKLGFDLFYKLEVLQSDGPVLAGKAKTGMICYDYTAKKKTAVPEDAIQKLLSH; the protein is encoded by the coding sequence ATGAATCGTATCAAAATAGAGTTACCCGATCAGTTTCATTTCAGTACAGAAATCAAGATCCGTATTACAGATTTGAATTATGGCGGACACGTAGGAAATGATGTTTTTCTTGCGTTGATACATGAAGCCAGACAACAGTTTTTAATGAAGCATGGATACGGAGAACTTTCTTTTGCAGGAGTTGGACTGATAATGGCAGATGTGGCATTGGAATATAAAAAGGAACTTAACCATGGAGATTTGATAAGAATTTCAGTTTGTGCGGCGGATTTTGATAAACTGGGATTTGACCTATTTTATAAACTGGAAGTATTACAATCAGATGGCCCCGTTTTAGCCGGCAAAGCGAAAACCGGTATGATCTGTTATGATTATACAGCAAAGAAAAAAACTGCCGTTCCGGAAGATGCCATACAAAAACTACTTTCCCATTAA
- a CDS encoding branched-chain amino acid aminotransferase: MTAALDINITKVETSKLLDMTLENIPFGKYFTDHMLEADYENGEWKNVEIKPYQPLLLEPSVAALHYGQAIFEGIKAYKDKEGNVAIFRPQDNFKRFNISAERMQMPVVPEEIFMEGMRMLIDLDKNWVPSMKDHSLYIRPFMFSSDPVIGVKPSESYKFMIILSPTGPYYTAPMKIYVEEKYTRAAPGGVGFSKNAGNYGASMLATALAKKAGYDQVLWTDAFEHKYLQEVGTMNVFFIIGNTAVTPSLEEGTILAGVTRDSAMTVLKDMGFEVIEKKISIEDLIDAHRAGILYEVFGTGTAATISLIKELRYKDYVMHFDTDKWKTAPELKQRLNDIREGRAADTHGWMFRV; the protein is encoded by the coding sequence ATGACAGCAGCACTAGACATAAACATCACGAAAGTTGAGACAAGTAAGTTACTCGATATGACGCTGGAAAATATTCCTTTCGGAAAATATTTTACAGACCATATGTTAGAAGCTGACTATGAGAATGGAGAGTGGAAGAATGTTGAGATCAAGCCTTATCAACCTTTGTTGTTAGAACCATCAGTAGCTGCACTTCATTATGGTCAGGCCATTTTTGAAGGGATCAAAGCCTATAAAGACAAGGAAGGTAATGTTGCCATTTTCCGTCCTCAGGATAACTTCAAGCGCTTCAATATTTCTGCAGAGCGTATGCAGATGCCTGTGGTACCAGAGGAGATCTTCATGGAAGGTATGCGTATGCTGATCGATCTGGATAAGAACTGGGTACCATCAATGAAAGATCACTCACTGTATATCAGACCTTTTATGTTTTCATCTGACCCTGTGATCGGTGTAAAACCTTCTGAGTCATATAAATTCATGATCATTTTGAGTCCAACAGGTCCTTACTATACTGCACCCATGAAGATTTATGTAGAGGAGAAATATACAAGAGCGGCTCCGGGTGGGGTAGGATTTTCAAAAAATGCCGGTAACTATGGTGCTAGTATGTTGGCTACAGCATTGGCTAAGAAAGCAGGATATGATCAGGTACTTTGGACAGATGCTTTTGAGCACAAATACTTACAGGAAGTAGGTACCATGAATGTGTTCTTCATTATTGGCAATACAGCAGTAACGCCTTCTTTGGAAGAGGGAACAATTTTAGCAGGTGTTACCAGAGATAGTGCCATGACGGTATTGAAGGATATGGGATTTGAAGTGATCGAAAAGAAGATCAGTATTGAAGATCTCATCGATGCACATCGTGCAGGTATCTTATATGAAGTATTTGGTACTGGTACTGCTGCCACCATTTCTCTGATCAAGGAATTGCGTTACAAGGATTATGTGATGCATTTTGATACAGATAAATGGAAAACGGCTCCTGAATTGAAACAAAGATTAAATGATATACGCGAAGGCAGAGCAGCCGATACGCATGGATGGATGTTTCGTGTGTAA
- a CDS encoding glycoside hydrolase family 3 N-terminal domain-containing protein, with translation MVKPSFLSLYCWIITGCISLISVASLSAQSVIPYKDKTLPTQERVKDLLSRMTMEEKFFQLFMIPGSIKKGEETTYKTGLFGFQVSAGVADEKNAAEQILQYDTKENALSLAKKINRIQQFFVEETRLGIPIIPFDEALHGLVREGATVFPQSIGLSATWNTKLMEQVADAIAKEASIRGIRQVLSPVINIATDVRWGRTEETYGEDPFLTSAMGVAFIQSFEKKNIITTPKHFIANVGDGGRDSYPIYLNERALMDIHFPPFIAAIHKAGARSIMTAYNSVDGSPATAHYNLLTTTLKNKWGFKGFVISDASAVGGANVLHYTAKDYADAGNAAITNGLDVIFQTQHEHHRLFISPFLNHQIAQARIDDAVSRVLTAKFELGLFDQPYIDETKAADTSFKKEHQLLAKQAALESIVLLKNKGSVLPLDKNIKKIALIGQDATEARLGGYSGNGSEKVSLLKGLQQLLPKAEIAYAAGVPRIQASTVAIPDSVLHHRDKENKTQIGLLASYFNNIDLKGHPTIERTDRNIDFHWTLYGPDTSLSVDFYSVRWTGLLTAPTTGQYKIGLEGNDGFRLYINHQLVIDQWDKQSYHTILHEVSFQKDSVYSITIEFKESNGNAHIRLIWNHGVIDDHEIQIQKAVELAKKADIVVISAGIEEGEFRDRASLQLPGYQEALIQSIAATGKKIIVVLTGGSAITMNNWLDKTDAVLQTWYPGEQGGHAIAAILLGDYNPSGKLPITFPIAEAQLPLVYNHTPTGRGDDYINLTGLPLFPFGYGLSYTQFTYTNLFFERERIKRSDSVWVTCSVTNSGARDGDEVVQLYIRDLLSSVVRPVMELKGFQRIHLKAGETKQVRFLITPELLMMTDLSLQRIVEPGNFRIMIGSSSRDIRLKGIIQVTE, from the coding sequence ATGGTCAAACCCTCTTTTTTATCGTTATACTGTTGGATCATTACTGGTTGTATTTCACTAATCAGCGTTGCATCATTATCTGCGCAATCAGTCATCCCCTATAAGGATAAAACATTACCTACACAGGAAAGAGTGAAAGATCTATTGTCGCGGATGACAATGGAAGAAAAATTTTTCCAACTCTTTATGATACCGGGCTCGATCAAAAAGGGAGAAGAGACAACATACAAAACTGGTCTATTCGGCTTCCAGGTAAGCGCCGGTGTTGCTGATGAAAAGAATGCTGCAGAACAAATACTCCAATACGATACAAAAGAAAATGCATTGAGTCTTGCAAAGAAGATCAATCGCATTCAACAATTCTTTGTTGAAGAAACGAGACTGGGTATCCCGATCATTCCTTTTGATGAAGCATTACATGGCCTTGTAAGAGAGGGGGCTACCGTATTCCCTCAAAGTATCGGTCTGTCCGCTACATGGAATACAAAACTGATGGAACAGGTGGCAGATGCTATCGCGAAGGAAGCATCTATAAGGGGTATCAGACAAGTTCTTTCACCTGTGATCAATATCGCGACCGATGTTCGCTGGGGACGAACAGAAGAAACTTATGGTGAAGATCCTTTCCTTACTTCAGCTATGGGTGTGGCTTTCATTCAATCATTTGAAAAGAAAAATATCATCACCACACCCAAACATTTTATTGCAAATGTTGGTGATGGGGGAAGAGACAGCTACCCCATTTACCTAAATGAAAGAGCTTTAATGGATATCCACTTCCCTCCTTTTATTGCTGCTATCCATAAAGCAGGTGCCAGATCTATCATGACGGCATATAACTCAGTGGATGGAAGTCCGGCAACCGCTCATTACAATTTACTTACTACAACGCTCAAAAATAAATGGGGTTTTAAAGGTTTTGTCATCTCCGATGCCAGTGCTGTTGGAGGCGCTAATGTGTTGCACTATACCGCCAAAGATTATGCTGATGCAGGCAATGCTGCCATTACTAATGGATTGGATGTAATATTTCAAACACAACATGAACATCATCGATTATTCATTTCGCCCTTTTTAAATCACCAGATCGCACAAGCAAGAATTGATGATGCCGTTAGCAGGGTATTGACCGCTAAGTTTGAATTAGGATTATTTGATCAGCCATACATTGATGAAACCAAAGCTGCCGATACTAGCTTTAAAAAAGAACATCAGTTACTGGCCAAACAAGCTGCACTCGAGTCGATCGTATTGTTGAAAAACAAAGGATCGGTTTTACCACTCGATAAAAATATTAAGAAAATAGCCCTTATCGGACAAGACGCAACCGAAGCTAGATTAGGTGGCTACAGTGGTAATGGATCAGAAAAAGTATCCTTACTAAAAGGCCTGCAGCAACTGCTACCAAAAGCTGAGATCGCATATGCTGCAGGGGTACCAAGAATACAGGCAAGCACTGTCGCCATTCCGGATAGTGTACTCCACCATCGAGATAAAGAAAATAAAACGCAAATAGGTTTATTGGCGAGTTATTTCAATAACATAGATCTGAAAGGTCATCCTACGATTGAAAGAACCGATCGCAACATTGATTTTCACTGGACGCTTTATGGACCTGATACAAGTTTATCTGTTGATTTTTATAGTGTACGATGGACGGGTTTACTCACTGCCCCTACAACAGGTCAATATAAAATTGGATTAGAAGGCAATGATGGATTTCGTTTATACATTAATCATCAGTTAGTGATCGATCAGTGGGATAAACAGAGCTATCATACAATATTGCATGAAGTATCATTCCAAAAAGACAGTGTTTATTCGATCACGATTGAATTCAAAGAATCAAATGGCAATGCACATATTCGATTGATATGGAATCATGGGGTGATTGATGATCATGAAATACAAATACAAAAAGCCGTTGAACTGGCGAAAAAAGCAGATATCGTTGTGATCTCAGCTGGCATTGAAGAAGGAGAGTTTCGTGATCGTGCTTCTTTACAATTACCCGGTTATCAGGAAGCATTGATACAAAGTATCGCAGCTACCGGAAAGAAGATCATTGTAGTATTAACCGGTGGCAGTGCAATTACGATGAACAATTGGTTGGATAAAACAGATGCTGTTTTACAAACCTGGTATCCGGGAGAGCAAGGTGGACATGCCATAGCTGCAATTCTTTTGGGTGACTATAATCCATCAGGGAAATTACCTATCACTTTCCCGATCGCAGAAGCCCAGCTACCATTGGTTTATAATCACACACCCACAGGACGAGGTGATGATTATATCAACTTAACAGGGCTTCCCCTATTCCCATTCGGATATGGCTTAAGCTATACACAGTTTACTTATACGAATCTGTTTTTCGAAAGAGAAAGGATCAAGCGATCAGATAGTGTCTGGGTAACTTGTTCTGTTACCAATAGTGGTGCAAGAGACGGAGATGAAGTGGTTCAATTGTATATACGCGATCTTTTATCTTCTGTAGTAAGACCTGTTATGGAATTAAAAGGATTTCAGCGAATACACCTAAAAGCAGGTGAAACCAAACAAGTTCGTTTTTTGATCACGCCGGAATTATTGATGATGACCGATCTCTCTTTACAAAGAATAGTTGAACCGGGGAATTTTAGGATCATGATCGGATCTTCTTCAAGAGATATCAGACTTAAAGGAATCATTCAAGTAACAGAATGA
- the rdgB gene encoding RdgB/HAM1 family non-canonical purine NTP pyrophosphatase, whose amino-acid sequence MHLLVFATNNQHKVDEVNTIIGKNIRVVTLKDAGIDIDIPEPHDTLEANAREKSSVIYQLTGQNTFSEDTGLEVDALNGEPGVKSARYAGESKNFQANIDKLLLNLGNNPLRTARFRTVVSLIWEGKEYQFEGICEGHIISTQKGDSGFGYDPIFIPAGSTKTFAEMSMEEKNQYSHRKKAIAQLIEFLQQQPVL is encoded by the coding sequence ATGCACCTACTTGTTTTTGCTACAAATAATCAACATAAAGTTGATGAGGTCAATACGATCATCGGAAAAAATATTCGCGTGGTCACGTTGAAAGATGCAGGAATTGATATCGATATTCCTGAACCACATGACACACTGGAAGCCAACGCAAGAGAAAAGTCATCCGTGATTTATCAACTTACCGGCCAAAATACTTTTAGTGAAGATACCGGGCTAGAGGTAGATGCTTTAAATGGCGAACCTGGAGTTAAGAGTGCCAGGTACGCCGGTGAATCGAAAAATTTTCAGGCTAACATTGATAAGCTCTTATTAAACCTGGGCAATAATCCATTAAGAACAGCTCGATTCCGCACGGTTGTTTCACTGATCTGGGAAGGAAAAGAATATCAGTTTGAAGGTATTTGTGAAGGCCACATTATATCTACCCAAAAAGGAGATAGTGGTTTTGGATATGACCCTATTTTTATTCCTGCTGGCAGTACTAAAACTTTTGCAGAAATGAGCATGGAAGAGAAAAATCAATATAGCCATCGGAAAAAAGCCATCGCACAATTGATTGAGTTTTTACAACAACAACCAGTACTATGA